In Erigeron canadensis isolate Cc75 chromosome 1, C_canadensis_v1, whole genome shotgun sequence, a single window of DNA contains:
- the LOC122584987 gene encoding cysteine-rich receptor-like protein kinase 2, which translates to MKRSYIFVNLITVLLMVDRLEGVPRNQIVQLSCNNETEHNQTAFAQNFIQTMEKVGAQIQSSFFGAATTGTGPDANYGLVQCYGDLSPTDCILCTDSAHYIVSRCFPHTGAILYQDGCYMRFQNYSFFNEYLGPNDTFICGNTTRKSSGFQSSARQAVSNAARDALLSVDYFARQGVKPPGSVNESAYVLANCWGTLNASSCRSCLEAASQSILKCLPWSEGRALMTGCFMRYSDTDFLNSIPVIRRNQGRMIAITIAVVSSIAIFVVALLIALYIRRLRWIQRKRTGSYDAKKLAKILTDSSLNFKYSTIEKATDSWDNNNKLGEGGFGVVYKGVLPDGREIAVKRLFFNNKFRAADFYNEVNMISSVEHKNLVRLLGCSCSGPESFLVYEYLPNMSLDRFIFDSIKGKELSWEKRFDIIIGTTEGLVYLHENTTSRIIHRDIKAANILLDSRLRAKIADFGLARSFQGEMSHISTAIAGTLGYMAPEYLALGQLTEKADVYSYGVLLLEIVTGIQNNRSKNSEYSDSLVAIAWRHFQQGTVEDILDPNLMFHTYAKRNFKKEAIKVVHVGLLCTQEVPSLRPAISMALKMLVKDDEPLPPPSNPPFMDDDETHELEATLQRFHDDNDFDSVATISHSQFSPR; encoded by the exons ATGAAGCGATCATATATTTTTGTGAACCTGATCACTGTCTTACTTATGGTCGATAGATTAGAAGGGGTGCCTAGAAACCAGATCGTCCAATTATCATGTAATAATGAGACAGAACACAATCAAACAGCGTTCGCCCAAAATTTTATCCAAACAATGGAGAAGGTTGGCGCCCAAATACAATCTTCATTTTTCGGAGCAGCAACTACGGGTACAGGACCTGATGCTAACTATGGACTTGTTCAATGTTATGGCGATCTTTCTCCGACCGACTGTATCTTATGCACTGACTCGGCGCATTACATTGTTTCCCGATGCTTTCCTCATACTGGTGCTATTCTTTATCAAGATGGTTGTTATATGCGATTCCAGAACTACAGCTTTTTTAATGAGTATCTTGGACCTAATGACACTTTTATTTGTGGGAATACCACGAGGAAGAGTAGTGGGTTTCAATCTTCAGCACGGCAGGCCGTGTCGAATGCTGCAAGGGATGCATTGTTAAGTGTTGACTACTTTGCACGACAAGGAGTGAAGCCTCCTGGCTCGGTAAATGAGTCGGCCTATGTGTTGGCAAACTGTTGGGGGACATTGAATGCAAGTTCTTGCAGGAGTTGTTTAGAGGCAGCATCTCAATCAATATTGAAATGCTTGCCTTGGTCTGAGGGGCGAGCATTGATGACCGGATGTTTTATGAGGTATTCTGATACCGATTTTCTCAATTCTATACCAGTCATACGCAGAAACCAAG GGAGGATGATAGCTATTACAATAGCCGTTGTTAGTTCCATCGCGATTTTTGTAGTTGCATTGTTGATTGCTTTGTATATCCGGAGACTAAGATGGATACAGCGGAAGAGAACAG GTTCATATGATGCCAAGAAATTGGCAAAGATTCTCACTGATAGTAGTTTGAACTTCAAATATTCCACTATTGAGAAAGCCACGGACTCTtgggataataataataagcttGGGGAAGGAGGATTTGGGGTCGTCTACAAG GGAGTTCTTCCAGATGGAAGAGAGATTGCTGTCAAGAGgcttttcttcaacaacaaattCAGAGCAGCAGATTTCTATAATGAAGTTAACATGATTAGCAGTGTTGAACACAAAAACTTGGTCAGGCTGTTAGGATGCAGCTGTTCAGGGCCAGAGAGTTTTCTTGTATATGAGTATCTACCAAACATGAGCCTCGATCGCTTCATCTTTG ATTCAATAAAAGGTAAGGAACTAAGTTGGGAAAAGAGATTTGATATCATCATCGGCACAACTGAAGGTCTTGTGTATCTTCATGAGAATACGACATCTCGGATCATTCACAGGGACATTAAAGCTGCTAATATTCTGTTGGACTCGAGGCTTCGTGCAAAGATAGCTGATTTTGGTTTGGCCAGATCTTTTCAAGGAGAGATGAGTCATATCAGCACTGCCATTGCAGGAACACT TGGATACATGGCTCCAGAGTATTTGGCCCTTGGTCAGTTAACCGAAAAGGCAGACGTGTACAGCTATGGTGTGCTGTTGTTAGAGATAGTTACTGGAATACAAAACAACAGAAGCAAAAATTCTGAATACTCAGACAGCTTAGTGGCAATT GCATGGAGGCATTTTCAGCAAGGTACAGTGGAAGACATCCTTGATCCAAACTTAATGTTTCACACTTATGCCAAGCGCAATTTTAAAAAGGAGGCCATAAAAGTGGTACATGTAGGGCTCTTGTGCACCCAAGAAGTTCCATCTTTAAGACCAGCAATATCAATGGCACTAAAAATGCTAGTAAAAGATGATGAACCCCTACCACCTCCCTCAAATCCCCCGTTTATGGACGACGATGAAACCCACGAGCTAGAAGCAACATTACAACGTTTCCATGATGACAATGATTTTGACTCGGTTGCTACTATTTCTCATAGCCAATTCTCCCCAAGGTAA
- the LOC122585077 gene encoding homeobox protein knotted-1-like 6 produces MEEIMYSGYTTSAAEDDHHQNDNNNLILPFYENQHGFHHSSSDHSYWPPPPPLICGSSADDLLSVAASVVTDRSVSTTTKFNGSDDDDREMMTMMMTKYKIASHPCYSKLLDAYIDCQKVGAPPEISCLLDDIRLAKRNNADTCLLGFDPELDAFMEAFCHVLVKYKSDLIRPFQEATVFLGNIETQLHNLTKDEGTISSEEEFSGGETDRTQMSQELKETLLRRFGGQISSLKQEFTKKKKKGKLPKEARQTLLDWWNSHNKWPYPTEGDKLSMAETTGLDAKQINNWFINQRKRHWKPSETMQLAFMGGGLPEHHHNYDD; encoded by the exons ATGGAAGAAATAATGTATTCAGGATACACAACTTCAGCAGCCGAAgatgatcatcatcaaaatgACAACAACAACCTAATTTTACCTTTTTACGAAAACCAACACGGCTTTCATCACTCATCATCTGATCATAGTTACtggccgccgccgccgccgttGATTTGCGGATCATCGGCTGATGATTTGTTATCAGTCGCTGCTTCTGTTGTAACTGATCGTTCGGTCTCTACTACTACTAAATTTAACGGCTCGGATGATGATGATCGtgagatgatgacgatgatgatgaccAAGTATAAAATCGCGTCTCATCCTTGTTATTCCAAGTTGCTCGATGCTTATATTGATTGCCAAAAG GTAGGAGCACCTCCGGAAATATCATGTTTGTTAGACGATATTCGTTTGGCTAAACGAAACAACGCGGATACTTGTTTATTAGGATTTGATCCCGAGCTTGATGCATTCATG GAGGCCTTCTGCCATGTATTGGTGAAGTATAAATCTGATCTCATAAGGCCTTTTCAAGAAGCTACGGTGTTTCTAGGCAACATTGAAACACAACTTCACAATCTCACCAAAG ATGAAGGTACCATTTCATCAGAAGAAGAATTTAGTGGAGGAGAGACGGATAGAACACAGATGAGCCAGGAACTGAAGGAAACGCTGTTGCGTAGATTTGGAGGTCAAATAAGCTCCCTAAAACAAGAatttacaaagaagaaaaagaaagggaagCTCCCAAAAGAGGCAAGGCAAACATTACTTGACTGGTGGAATTCACATAATAAATGGCCTTATCCTACT GAAGGTGATAAGCTATCAATGGCGGAAACAACAGGATTAGATGCAAAGCAAATCAACAACTGGTTTATAAACCAAAGGAAGCGGCATTGGAAACCATCAGAAACCATGCAATTAGCATTTATGGGGGGTGGTCTTCCTGAGCATCATCATAATTATGAcgattaa